The nucleotide window GAAAGCAACGATACAGACGAAAAGTACCTGCGTTACAAGATTACCGACAGCGGAATCTCCCCGCGAGCGTTGCCCGGAACGCCGGGGCATGTTTACGTTGCTGCCACTGATGAACATGACGAGGATGGTGGACTGATTAGCGATGAGTTCACGAACCCACACATACGCCGAGACATTATGGAAAAACGGCAGCGTAAGATGGATGGTATCGTTGCTGAGTTACCGCCTCCCTCCGTTGAGGGACCTGAAGACGCAGCACTCACCCTGATCGGTTGGGGATCTACGAAGAGTGTCATTGGGGAAGCTGCCAGTCTGTTGAGAGCTGAAGGGTACAGCGTCAACCATATCCACTTCAAATGGCTTTACCCAATGGACGAAGAGAAGGTCAATGAGATCCTCTCGGAATGTAAGCAGTCAATTATCGTCGAGTGTAACTACACGGGTCAATTTGCACGCTTCCTGCGTGGCGAAACCGGTTTCAAGACTGATGGCCATATTCGCAAATATGATGGTGAGCCATTCATGCCGCACCACATTGTTGATGGTGCTAAAGAGATTGAGGCGGGTAAGACCGAGTTGTATATTCCGTATCAAGAAATTGTAGTTTAAGGAGGAATAAGATGGCAAACGATGGAAAGCCCATAAAAGCGGCTCCAACAGCGAAGGATTTTAAGGGAAGCGTTTCCCCAGATTGGTGTCCCGGTTGCGGTGATTTTGGCGTATTAAGATCCCTTGAGATGGCATGCGCCAAGACCGGACGCCAGCCGCACGAGTTCATCACGATCAGCGGAATTGGCTGCTCGTCTAACCTGCCCGGATTTTTCAACACCTATGGGATGCACACCCTTCACGGTCGATCTCTTGCCGTGGCAACAGGCGTGAAACTCGCCAGCCACGATATGAAAGTAATCGTCACCGGAGGCGACGGCGATGGCTTTGGTATTGGCGGAAACCACTTCATGCATACCATGCGCCGCAACATCGATCTCCTGTATATCGTGATGGACAACCAGATATACGGATTGACGATTGGTCAAGCTTCACCCACAAGCCGAATGGGTATGAAGACCAAAAGTACGCCGTTTGGCAGTGTCGAACAACCCATCAACCCGCTCGCGTTGGCGATCGTTTCAGGTGCCACCTACGTCGCCAGAGGGTTTAGCGGTGACACGAAGCATCTCACCGAACTGCTGTACAGGGGTATGGAACACAACGGGTTTGCGTTCGTGGATGTCTTCAGTCCCTGTATCACCTTCAATAAGGATAACACCTTCGCTTACTTCAAGCAGCATGTGCGGAAACTCGAAGAGGAAGAGCATGATCCGACGAATACGCAAGCAGCCCTTGAGCAAGCCATGATTTGGGGGGATGAGATTCCCATTGGCTTGTTTTATGAGGACACAAGTCGTCCCGCGCTCGAAGACCTCGAACCGGTCTTACAGGAAGGTGCTCTCGGCAGAAAAACGGATCTCGCCATTACAAAAGAACAAGGCGAATCAATCGTCAAACGGATGATGTAAACCAGTCCGCGAAGCACTCAACTTGACACAATCTATATCAGTTATAACCGAAAATCAGCCTGAAATTGTTAATTTTATTTCAGGCTGTTTTTCTTTCTGTTCATGGGACTTTTTGCAGCCAATGGGTTGTTCCGAGTCCCATGATGTAACCAATTTCCCGTCTGCTGCGTTTCCTTTTTGCTTGACAAATCCCTTTGAAAAATGGTAGTTTAATTTATTAGCACTCTCAAAGGCAGAGTGCTAATAACTCTGCGAATTGAGGCGATCCCGTTGATAACTCCTACGCTGGACTCTCGAAAACATACCGTTTTGGAAGCAATTGTCGATTGCTATAACCGGACAGCAGAACCCGTCAGTTCACAGAAAATTGTGCGGGACTACGATATGGGGTTAAGTGCGGCGACGCTGCGGAATACGATGGCAGATCTCGAGGAACTTGGCTATCTGACGAGCAAGGTTATCGCGTCTACGTCGACAGCCTGATGACCGATCAGAAGTTGAGTCAAAAGGAGAAACAGTTTATCCGAGACGGATACGCCTCATCTCGTCGCGATTTTGAAGAGGTTATGGAACAAACCTCCAAGATTTTGTCCGCAATTTCCCATTATATCGGCGTCGTCTTGAGCCCAGAGCTGCACGAGAGTATTCTACGTCGCCTTGAACTTATCTCGATTGATAGCGAACATATACTTGCCGTTTTATTGATGGCCTCTGGAGCGGTCAAAAATCAGGTCGTTTCCATTCCTAAAGATCTGCCCGATGCGGAACTCTACCGGATAAACAGGATATTAAATGAAAAGTTAGCAGGGCTGCCGTTGAAGCAGATACGACAGATTTCACAAGACCCTGTGAAATTGAAAGCGGTTTTCGATCAACACCCGTCCGACCCAATAGCAACTGTTACACGAAATACTTTTGCGCTAGAACAGGAGTCTCATGTTTACATCGATGGCACCTCCAATTTCTTTAGCCATCCTGAGTTTGGAGAAATTCAGAAAATTGAATCGCTATTTCGGGTCTTGGAACAAAAGGAGCAGATCGCCGACCTGTTGTCTTCTCAACAAGAACCCCTCGGAATTCAGGTGCTTATTGGCAGCGAAAACGGCTGTGAAGGCATGGAGATGTGCAGTGTCGTCAGATCAAGCTACCGGGTGCACGAGAATCAGTTTGGGACAATAGGTGTTATTGGACCGACCCGGATGGCGTATCCACGCATCGTATCGATTGTCAAATTTACTTCCCAGATGATTAGTGAACTGTTTGAAGAATCACTTTAGTATCGGCAAAATATAGGAGCTATTTTGTAGCTATTCCTTAGAAAGGTTATACGCATGCCAGAAGAAAAAAACACAGATGTCGAGGAACAAGAAATAGAAACGCAAACAGCCCATTCGGAGGAATCAGAGGTTTCTGAGGCAGAAGAGTCCGGCGCAGAGGCTGAATCGGGGGATTCGCCTGAAGCAGAAGCACTTGCCAATCTCACGGCCGAATATGAGGCATACAAGGCTGAGTCCGAGAAACAACACGATCAGACGCTCCGTACAATCGCGGAGCTCGATAATTCAAGAAAACGGACTGAACGCGAAAAAGAGGAATCCTTAAAATACGCACTTGAAAGCTTCGCAAAAGAGCTGATTCCAACAATAGACAGTATCGAAAGAGCAATCCAGTCGACAAAAGAATCCCAAGATGTCGCCGCTCTCGTTGAAGGAGTTGAGATGATTTACAAGGGGCTTCTCAGCACCCTTGAAAAGCGCGGTGTAACTCCGATTGAAGCCGTCAACGAACCGTTCGATCCCATGCAACATGAAGCGGTGATGCACGTTGAATCAGAAAGTGTCCCCGAAAATGTAGTCATTGAAGAGTGGCAGAAAGGATATATGTTACGTAATCGCGTGATTCGCCCATCGATGGTTTCGGTCTCTAAGGGAAAAGGCGAACAGGTTGCGGAAAGTGATGTCCCGAACCTCGAGGAGGAAGAAGCGAATGAGTAAAGTAATCGGCATAGACCTCGGTACAACGAATTCGTGTGTGGCAGTTTTAGAAAGCGGAGAACCGAAGGTCATCGAAAATGCTGAAGGTAATCGCACCACCCCTTCTGTCGTCGCCTTTACGAAAGAGGGAGAGCGGATTGTTGGACAGGTTGCGAAACGGCAAGCAGTAACAAACCCCCAGAACACCGTATCTTCGGTCAAACGTTTCATGGGGAGACGCTATAATGAGGTTAGCGAAGAGATGCAGCGGGTGCCCTATGCCGTAATTGAGGGAAGCGGTAGCGAAGCGAGAGTCAAGATTGACGATCGTGAGCACGCACCACCT belongs to Candidatus Poribacteria bacterium and includes:
- a CDS encoding 2-oxoacid:ferredoxin oxidoreductase subunit beta; protein product: MANDGKPIKAAPTAKDFKGSVSPDWCPGCGDFGVLRSLEMACAKTGRQPHEFITISGIGCSSNLPGFFNTYGMHTLHGRSLAVATGVKLASHDMKVIVTGGDGDGFGIGGNHFMHTMRRNIDLLYIVMDNQIYGLTIGQASPTSRMGMKTKSTPFGSVEQPINPLALAIVSGATYVARGFSGDTKHLTELLYRGMEHNGFAFVDVFSPCITFNKDNTFAYFKQHVRKLEEEEHDPTNTQAALEQAMIWGDEIPIGLFYEDTSRPALEDLEPVLQEGALGRKTDLAITKEQGESIVKRMM
- the hrcA gene encoding heat-inducible transcription repressor HrcA, encoding MTDQKLSQKEKQFIRDGYASSRRDFEEVMEQTSKILSAISHYIGVVLSPELHESILRRLELISIDSEHILAVLLMASGAVKNQVVSIPKDLPDAELYRINRILNEKLAGLPLKQIRQISQDPVKLKAVFDQHPSDPIATVTRNTFALEQESHVYIDGTSNFFSHPEFGEIQKIESLFRVLEQKEQIADLLSSQQEPLGIQVLIGSENGCEGMEMCSVVRSSYRVHENQFGTIGVIGPTRMAYPRIVSIVKFTSQMISELFEESL
- the grpE gene encoding nucleotide exchange factor GrpE → MPEEKNTDVEEQEIETQTAHSEESEVSEAEESGAEAESGDSPEAEALANLTAEYEAYKAESEKQHDQTLRTIAELDNSRKRTEREKEESLKYALESFAKELIPTIDSIERAIQSTKESQDVAALVEGVEMIYKGLLSTLEKRGVTPIEAVNEPFDPMQHEAVMHVESESVPENVVIEEWQKGYMLRNRVIRPSMVSVSKGKGEQVAESDVPNLEEEEANE